The nucleotide sequence GCCAACCCCGTCGGCCGGCTCGTCCTCGCGATCACCGGCACCGACACCCCCGAGCGGATCCGGCGCTCCGACGAGATCTGCACCGCCCTGCAGCTCGTCGAGCACCTCCAGGACGTCGCCGAGGACCTCCGCAACGACCGGATCTACCTCCCCGCCGAGGACCTCAAGCGCTTCCACGTCACCGAGGACGACCTCGCCCGGCCCACCGCCGGAGCCTCCGTGCGCGCCCTGATCGCCTTCGAGGCCGGCCGGGCCCGGGACCTCCTCCACGCGGGCACCCCGCTCGTCGGCAGCGTCCACGGCCGGCTCCGGCTGCTCCTCGCCGGCTTCACCGGCGGCGGACACGCGGCGCTCGACGCGATCACCGACGCCGGACACGACGTGCTGACCGGCCCACCGAAGGCCACCAAGCCGAGCCTGATGCGCCAGGTGGGAGCGGTCCTGCTCCGGGCGCGGAGAGAGGGGTGAGCGCGACCGTGGAGGCACAGCCCGAGCCGTCCGCACCGGTCCAGGCCGCCTACAGCTACTGCGAGGCGGTCACCGGACAGCAGGCGCGGAACTTCGCCTACGGAATCCGGCTGCTGCCGACCGAGAAGCGCCAGGCGATGTCCGCCCTGTACGCCTTCTCCCGCCGCGTCGACGACATCGGCGACGGCACCCTGGCGCCCGAGGCCAAGCGGGAGCGCCTTGAGGCCACCCGCGCCCTGCTCGACCGGGTCCGCACCGGTGGGGTCGACGAGGACGACACCGACCCCGTCGCCGTCGCGCTCGCCGACTCCGCCCGCCGCTTCCCGATCCCGCTCGGCGGACTCGACGAACTCATCGACGGCGTCCTCATGGACGTCCGCGGCGAGACGTACGAGACCTGGGACGACCTCAAGGTCTACTGTCGCTGTGTGGCTGGCGCCATCGGCCGGATCTCCCTGGGCGTCTTCGGCACCCAGCCCGGCGCCCGGGGCGCCGACCGGGCCCCCGAGTACGCCGACACCCTGGGCCTCGCGCTCCAACTCACCAACATCCTCAGGGACGTACGCGAGGACGCCGGGAACGGGCGGACGTACCTGCCCGCCGACGACCTGGCCAAGTTCGGCTGCGCCGACGGCTTCGGCTCCGACACCCCGCCCGCCGGGGCCGACTTCGCCGGACTCGTCCACTTCGAAGTCCGCCGCGCCCGCGCCCTGTTCGCCGAGGGCTACCGGCTGCTGCCGATGCTCGACCGGCGCAGCGGCGCCTGCGTCGCCGCCATGGCCGGCATCTACCGCCGCCTCCTCGACCGGATCGAACGCGACCCCGAGGCCGTGCTGCGCGGCCGCGTCTCGCTGCCGGGCCGCGAGAAGGCGTACGTCGCGGTGCGCGGCCTCTCCGGCCTCGACACCCGCCACATCGCCCGACGTACCGTCAGGAGGCGTGTCTGATGCGCCCGTACGCCCCCGCCCACCGGGCAACCCCCGGCGCCGTCCCGGCGTCCCTGCCCGCGACGACCCGAACGGAGGCCGCGTGACCCACGAAGGAACCGAGCGGAGCACCCGGCAGCCGCACGCCGTCGTCGTCGGCGGCGGTCTCGCCGGCATCACCGCCGCGCTGCAGCTCGCCGAGGCCGGCGTCGGCGTCACCCTGCTCGAAGGCCGGCCCCGGCTCGGCGGCCTCGCGTTCTCCTTCCGCCGCGGCGACCTCACCGTCGACAACGGCCAGCACGTCTACCTGCGCTGCTGCACGGCCTACCGCTGGTTCCTCGACCGGGTCGACGGCGCCCGCCTCGCCCCGCTGCAGGACCGGCTCGACGTGCCCGTCCTCGACGTCGGCCACCCGCGCGGCCCGCGCCTCGGCCGGATCCGCCGCGACAACCTCCCCGTACCGCTGCACCTCGCGCGCAGCCTCGCCACGTACCCGCACCTCTCGCTCGCCGAGCGTGCCTCCGTCGGCCGGGCCGCGCTCGCCCTGAAGAAGCTCGACCCCGCCGACCCGGCGCTCGACGGCATCGACTTCGCCACCTGGCTCGGCCGGCACGGCCAGTCCCCACGGACCGTCGAGGCCCTCTGGGACCTGGTCGGCATCCCCACCCTCAACGCCCCCGCCCCGCAGGCCTCCATGGGGCTCGCCGCGATGGTCTTCAAGACCGGCCTGCTCTCCGAGCCCGGCGCCGCCGACATCGGCTGGGCCCACGTCCCGCTCGGCGAACTCCACGACACCCGGGCCGCGAAGGAACTCGACGCCCTCGGCGTACGGACCGCGCTGCGGACCAAGGCCGAGCGGATCTCCCGCACCGACGACGGGCGCTGGGCCGTCGAGGTGCCGGGCGAGACGCTCGTCGCGGACGCCGTCGTCCTCGCCGTACCGCAGACCGAGACCCACGACCTGCTCCCCGAGGGCGCGCTCGACGACCCCGACCGGCTCCTCGACATCGACACCGCGCCCATCCTCAACCTGCACGTGGTCTACGACCGCAAGGTGCTGAAGCGGCCGTTCTTCACCGCCCTCGGCTCCCCGGTGCAGTGGGTCTTCGACCGCACCGACTCCTCCGGGCTCACCGGCGAGGGCCAGTACCTCGCCGTCTCCCAGTCCGCCGCCCAGGACGAGATCGACGAACCCGTCGCCGCCCTGCGCGAGAAGTACCTCCCCGAGCTGGAGCGGTTGCTGCCCGCCGCCCGAGGCGCCGGGATCCGCGACTTCTTCGTCACCAGGGAGCGGACGGCCACGTTCGCCCCCGCCCCGGGCGTCGGCCGGCTCCGCCCCGGCGCCCGCACCCAGGCGCCCGGGCTCTTCCTGGCCGGGGCCTGGACCGCCACCGGCTGGCCCGCGACCATGGAGGGTGCCGTCCGCAGCGGTTTCAGCGCCGCGGGCGCCGCGCTCTCCGCCCTCGGCCGCCGCCATGACCATCCGCTGCAGGAGGCGGCATGAGTGTGAGTACCGGAACAAGAGGAGAGACCGTGCCGACTGTGCCGCCGGGTAATCCGGCCGTCGACACCGCGGACGTGTCCGCACTGCTGGAGCGGGGGCGGACGCTGTCCACCCCCGTACTGCGGGCGGCCGTCGACCGCCTCGCGCCGCCCATGGACACCGTGGCCGCCTACCACTTCGGCTGGATCGACGCGCAGGGCAACCCCACGGAGGGGGACAGCGGCAAGGCCGTCCGCCCCGCGCTCGCCCTGCTGTCGGCCGAGGCCGCGGGCGTCGCCCCCGAGGTCGGCATCCCCGGCGCCGTCGCCGTGGAGCTCGTCCACAACTTCTCGCTGCTCCACGACGACCTGATGGACGGGGACGAGCAGCGCCGCCACCGCGACACGGTGTGGAAGGTGCACGGCCCCGCGCAGGCCATCCTCGTCGGCGACGCGCTGTTCGCCCTCGCCAACGAGATCCTGCTGGAGCTCGGCACCGTCGAGGCCGGCCGGGCCACCCGCCGGCTCACCACCGCCAGCCGCAAGCTCATCGACGGCCAGGCCCAGGACATCTCCTACGAGCACCGCGAGCGGGTCACCGTCGAGGAGTGCCTGGAGATGGAGGGCAACAAGACCGGCGCCCTGCTCGCCTGCGCCGTCTCCATCGGCGCCGTCCTCGGCGGCGCCGACGACCGCACCGCCGACAAGCTGGAGGAGTACGGGTACCACCTCGGGCTCGCCTTCCAGGCCGTCGACGACCTGCTCGGCATCTGGGGCGACCCGGAGGCCACCGGCAAGCAGACCTGGAGCGACCTGCGCCAGCGCAAGAAGTCGCTGCCGGTCGTCGCCGCCCTCGCCGCGGGCGGCGAGGCGTCCGAGCGGCTCGGCGAACTGCTCGCCGCGGACGCCAAGTCCAACGACTTCGACACCTTCTCCGAGGAGGAGTTCGCCGCCCGGGCGGCCCTCATCGAGGAGGCCGGAGGACGCGAGTGGACCTCCCAGGAGGCCCGCCGCCAGCACGGAAGGGCGATCGAGGCCCTGGACGAGGTCGACATGCCCGCCCGCGTGCGGGCGCAGCTCGTCGCACTGGCCGATTTCGTCGTCGTACGGAAGAGATGATCACCATCACCCTGATATGAGTTCGCGGTCGCCGGCCGGTGCCTTCCGGCGCCGGCCGACGGCAGACCCGTGGAAGCAGAAGTAACCGACTGCGCAAAGGGGAAGCCATGACAGCGACGACCGACGGAAGCGCCGGGGCCGTGGGCCCCCGGGCAGCCGCGGCCAGCACGACGAACGACACCCGCGCGCCGGACCTCGACGAGGCCGCCGCGCGGGCCACGGCACGGGCCGTCGAGCACCTGCTCGCCCGACAGGACCCGGAAGGCTGGTGGAAGGGCGACCTGGAGACCAACGTCACCATGGACGCCGAGGACCTCCTGCTCCGCCAGTTCCTCGGCATCCGCGACGAGGACACCACCCGGGCCGCCGCCCTCCACATCCGCCGGCAGCAGTGCGAGGACGGCGCCTGGGCCACCTTCTACGGCGGGCCCGGTGAACTCTCCGCCACCGTCGAGGCCTACGTGGCCCTGCGGCTCGCCGGAGACCCGCCCGAGGCCCCGCACATGGCCCGGGCGTCCGCCTGGGTCCGCGCGCGCGGCGGGATCGCCGCCGCCCGGGTCTTCACCCGGATCTGGCTGGCCCTCTTCGGCTGGTGGCGCTGGGAGGACCTGCCCGAACTGCCCCCGGAGCTGCTCTTCCTGCCCAAGTGGTTCCCGCTCAACATCTACGACTTCGGCTGCTGGGCCCGGCAGACCATCGTGCCGCTCACCGTCGTCTCCGCGAAGCGCCCGGTCCGCCCCGCGCCCTTCCCGCTGGACGAGCTGCACACCGACCCGGAGCGGCCCAACCCGCCGCGGCCTCTCGCCCCGGCCACCGGCTGGGACGGGCTCTTCCAGCGGCTCGACAAGGCCCTGCACGCCTACCACCGGGTGGCGCCGCGCGCCCTGCGCAGGACCGCGATGAACCTCGCCGCCCGCTGGATCGTCGAGCGCCAGGAGAACGACGGCTGCTGGGGCGGCATCCAGCCCCCCGCCGTCTACTCGGTCATCGCCCTGCACCTCCTCGGCTACGACCTGAAGCACCCCGTCATGCGGGCCGGCCTGGAATCCCTCGACCGGTTCGCGGTCTGGCGGGAGGACGGCTCGCGGATGATCGAGGCCTGCCAGTCGCCCGTCTGGGACACCTGCCTCGCCACCATCGCGCTCGCCGACGCGGGGCTCGCACCCGACCACCCGGCCCTGGTGAAGGCCGTCGACTGGATGCTCGACGAGGAGATCACCCGGACCGGCGACTGGGCCGTGCGACGGCCCGAACTGCCGCCGGGCGGCTGGGCGTTCGAGTTCCACAACGACACCTACCCCGACATCGACGACACCGCGGAGGTGCTCCTCGCGCTCCGCCGGGTCAGGCACCCCGACCCGGCACGGGTGGACGCGGCCGTCGCCCGCGGCATGCGCTGGACGCTCGGCATGCAGTCGAAGGGCGGCGCGTGGGCCGCCTTCGACGCCGACAACACCAGCCCGTTCCCCAACAAGCTGCCGTTCTGCGACTTCGGCGAGGTGATCGACCCGCCCTCCGCCGACGTCACCGCCCACGTCGTGGAGATGCTGGCCTACGAGGGACTCGCCCAGGACCCCCGGGCCCGCAGGGGAATCGACTGGCTGCTCGCCGAACAGGAGCCGAACGGCGCCTGGTTCGGCCGCTGGGGCGTCAACCACGTGTACGGCACCGGGTCGGTGCTCCCCGCCCTGACCGCCGCGGGCCTGCCCGTCTCCCACCCGGCCGTCCGCCGGGCCGTCGGCTGGCTCGGGTCCGTGCAGAACGACGACGGGGGCTGGGGCGAGGACCTCCGCTCGTACAAGGAGGAGGAGTGGGTGGGGCGCGGCCCCTCGACCGCCTCGCAGACCGCCTGGGCGCTGATCGCCCTCCTCGCGGCCGGCGAGCGCGACTCCGAGCCGGTCCGGCGGGGCGTCGCCTGGCTGGCCGGGACCCAGCGCGAGGACGGCTCCTGGGACGAGCCGTACTTCACCGGCACGGGCTTCCCCTGGGACTTCTCGATCAACTACCACCTCTACCGCCAGGTCTTCCCCCTCACGGCGCTCGGACGCTACGTGTACGGGGAGCCCGTGCCCGGCAAGGTGGGCTGATGGGACGCGCGCCGGGCTCCGGCGCCGTACCGCCGCTGCTGATCGCCTGCGCGCTCGGCATCGAGCAGCTCGCCCTGCGCAGCGGGGACCGGGCCGGCGCCCCCGGACCGGTCACCGTGGTCCGTACCGGCATGGGACCCGACCGGGCCCGCCGGGCGGTCTCCCGGGCCCTCGGCGAGGAGGGGTGGCGGGACGCCGCCGTCATCGCCTCCGGCTTCTGCGCGGGGCTGGCCCCCGGCATGCACCCCGGCGACCTCATCGTCGCCGAGGAGACTCGCGGCCCGGACGAGACGCTCTCCTGCACCGGGACCGAGCTCCTGGTGAAGGCCCTGGTCAGGGCCGTGCCCGGGCGGGCCGTGCACACCGGTCCGCTCACCGGCTCCGACCATGTCGTGCGCGGCCCCGAGCGGGCCGCGCTGCGGGCCACCGGCGCCATCGCCGTCGACATGGAGTCCGCGGCGACGCTCCGGGTCGCCCGGGCCGCCGGGGCGCTCGGGGACGGGCCCGGCGCCCGCCCAGTTGCGGCCGTCCGGGTGGTCGTGGACGCTCCAGAACATGAACTGGTCCGGATCGGCACGGTGCGCGGGGGAATATCGGCCTTCCGCGTTCTTCGTGCCGTCCTTCCCGCATTCTTCGAATGGCACCGTTCTTTGCTGCTCCCCAGGAGGTGAGCGAGTTATGGCCATGCCGCTCCGTCAGTCCATCCGGGTCGGGACCTACCTCTTCGAACAGAAGCTCCGCAAGCGTGAGAAGTTCCCGCTGATCGTCGAGCTCGAGCCGCTGTTCGCCTGCAACCTCAAGTGCGAGGGCTGCGGGAAGATCCAGCACCCGGCGGGTGTCCTCAAGCAGCGCATGCCGGTCGCCCAGGCGGTCGGCGCGGTCCTGGAGTCCGGCGCCCCCATGGTGTCCATCGCGGGCGGCGAGCCCCTGATGCACCCTCAGATCCACGAGATCGTGCGTCAGTTGGTGGCCAAGCGGAAGTACGTCTTCCTGTGCACCAACGCCATGCTGCTCCGCAAGAAGCTGGAGAACTTCACCCCCTCGCCGTACTTCGCCTTCGCCGTGCACATCGACGGCCTGCGCGAGCGGCACGACGAATCCGTCGCCAAGGAAGGCGTGTTCGACGAGGCGGTGGCCGCCATCAAGGAGGCCAAGCGGCGCGGTTTCCGCGTCACCACCAATTCGACGTTCTTCAACACCGACACCCCGCAGACCATCATCGAGGTCCTCAATTTCCTCAACGACGACCTCCAGGTCGACGAGATGATGATCTCGCCCGCGTACGCCTACGAGAAGGCCCCCGACCAGGAGCACTTCCTCGGCGTCGAGCAGACCCGCGAACTCTTCAAGAAGGCCTTCGCGGGCGGAAACCGCCGCCGCTGGCGGCTCAACCACTCGCCGCTCTTCCTGGACTTCCTGGAGGGAAAGGCGGACTTCCCCTGCACCGCCTGGGCCATTCCGAACTACTCGCTCTTCGGCTGGCAGCGCCCCTGCTATCTGATGAGCGACGGATACGTCCCCACGTACCGCGAACTCATCGAGGACACCGACTGGGACAAGTACGGCCGCGGAAAGGACCCGCGCTGCGCCAACTGCATGGCGCACTGCGGCTACGAGCCCACCGCCGTCCTCGCCACCATGGGTTCCCTCAAGGAATCCCTGCGCGCGGTCAGGGAGACCGTCTCCGGGAACAACGGGTGAGCGGCCAGGGAACGGGTGACCGCTCATGACAGGTGAGTTCGACCTGCGGGCGCTGCTCGCCGAGCGCGGCGGCGAGCGGTACGAGCTGCACGCCCGCTACCTCAACCACCAGCTGCCGCGCATGCTCCACACCATCGGCTTCGACAAGGTGTACGAGCGGGCCGAGGGCGCCCACTTCTGGGACGCCGACGGCGTCGACCACCTCGACATGCTCGCCGGCTTCGGCGTGATGGGTCTCGGACGGCACCATCCCGTCGTCCGCAAGGCCCTCCACGACGTCCTCGACGCCCAGCTCGCCGATCTCACCCGCTTCGACTGCCAGCCGCTGCCCGGCCTCCTCGCCGAGCGGCTCCTCACCCACAGCCCGCACCTCGACCGGGTCTTCTTCGGCAACAGCGGCACGGAGGCCGTCGAGACCGCCCTCAAGTTCGCCCGGTACGCCACCGGGCGGCCCAGGGTCCTCTACTGCGTCCACGCCTTCCACGGGCTCACCACCGGCTCCCTCTCCGTGAACGGCGAGAACGGCTTCCGGGACGGCTTCGCCCCGCTGCTGCCCGACACGGCGATCGGACTCGGCGACCTCGACGCCCTGGAACGGGAACTGCGCAAGGGTGACGTGGCCGCCTTCGTCGTCGAGCCCATCCAGGGCAAGGGGGTCCACGAGGCGCCGCCCGGCTTCCTGCGCGCCGCGCAGGAGCTGCTCCACCGGCACGGGGCCCTGCTCATCGCCGACGAGGTGCAGACCGGCCTCGGCCGGACCGGCGACTTCTACGCCTACCAGCACGAGGACGGGGTCGAACCCGACCTGGTCTGTGTCGCCAAGGCGCTCTCCGGCGGCTATGTGCCGGTCGGCGCCACCCTCGGCAAGGACTGGATCTTCAAGAAGGTCTACTCGTCGATGGACCGGGTCCTGGTCCACTCGGCGAGCTTCGGATCGAACGCGCAGGCCATGGCGGCCGGGCTCGCCGTCCTCTCGGTCATGGAGCACGAGGGGACGGTCGCGCACGCCCGCCGGATCGGCGACCTGCTCGCCGGGCGGCTGAGGGAGCTCGTGCCCCGGTACGAGCTGCTCCACGAGATCCGCGGGCGCGGACTCATGATCGGGATCGAGTTCGGCCGGCCGTCCTCGCTGGGGCTCCGCGGCCGCTGGACGATGCTCCAGGCGGCCCGCAAGGGCCTCTTCGCCCAGATGGTCGTCGTCCCGCTGCTCCAGCGGCACCACATCCTCACCCAGGTCTCCGGGGACCATCTGGAGGTGATCAAGCTGATCCCGCCGCTGGTCATCGACGAGGCGGACGTGGACCGGTTCGTCACCGCCTTCACGGCGGTCATGGACGAGGCCCACGGCGGCGGCGGGCTGATGTGGGACTTCGGGAAGACGCTGGTGAAGCAGGCGGTCGCCCAGCGCTGACCCGTACGGACGTGCGCGCCTTTTGCCTCTGAGGCAAGAAACTTGCCTCAGAGGCATGTTCCTGGCGGAATGGACGCATGGACCACGTCCCCGGGGAAAGCCCCCCGGACCCTGCCACGCCGGGCTCCGCCACGCCGGGCCCAGTCGCCCCGGGCCCCGGCTCCGCCGGGAGTGCCGTCGTCGACGTCCTGCCCGACGTCGCCCCGCAGCTGCGGGCGCTTCGCCGCCGCCGTGGGCTGACCCTGGAGGCCGCCGCCCAGCGGGCCGGACTCTCGCCGGCCCACCTCTCCCGTCTGGAGACGGGGAACCGGCAGCCCTCGCTGCCGATGCTGCTCGCCCTCGCCCGCATCTACGGTACGACGGTCTCCGAGCTCCTCGGCGAGGCGCCCCCCGAGCGCGACCCCGTCGTCCGCGCGGGGCGCTCCGAACCCGTCGAGGCCGACGGCTGGATCTACCGCCAGGCCGGCGGCGCCGGACGTGCCCTGCAGTGCCTCCGGGTCCACGTGCCGTACGCCACCCGGGGCGACATCGTCCGCGTCCACCCGGGCGAGGAGTGGATCCACGTCCTGGAGGGCCGGGTGCGGCTCGCGCTCGGCGAGGCCGTCCACGTCCTCGATCCCGGGGACAGCGCGCACTTCGACTCGCTCACCCCGCACCGGATCGGGGCCGCCACCCCCGGCGGGGCCGAGCTGCTCTTCGTCCACACCCTGATGCAGAGTCCCGTCGCCGAGCTGTGCCTCGGCGACGGCACCCCGCACCGGCGCTGATCCTGCCCGCCCCTCCTAGGAAAAGGACCGAGATGTCCGAGAAGTCACGACCTGTCACCGGCGAGGAGCGCGGCGAGGGCAAGTTCCCCAAGGGGCTCGTCCTGCGGCTCTTCGCCTATCTGATCGCCGGGCACCTTTTCGCCGGCTTCCTCTACCTGCTCTTCATGCTGGGCGGACAGAACCAGTAGCGGCGCCGGTCACGTAGCGGCGCCGATCGCGTAACTGCGCCGGTCACGCCTCCGTGAGCAGGCGCTCCCGCAGGCGCTCGCGGGTCGCCGAGGACAGCTTCAGGCCCTCCGAGAGGTAGGCGTCGACCGAGCCCCAGGTCGCCTCGATCGTCTCGAAGGCGCCCCGCAGGTACTCCACCCGCGCGTCGAACAGCGGGCTCAGCAGCTCCATCACCTCGGCCGACATGGCGTCGGGGGCGGTGGAGCTGCGGCGCACCTTGTAGCGCCGGTGCGGGTCGTTCGACTTCACGTAGTCGGCCTCGATGGCCTCCCGCTCGACCCCGACGGCGAGCAGCGTGATGGCTATGGAGAGCCCCGCCCGGTCCTTTCCGGCCGCGCAGTGCATCAGGGCGGGGAGGCTGTCCTCGGCCAGCGCGTGCAGGATGCGGCTGTGCTCCTCCGTCCGCTCGATCACCATCTTCCGGTACGAGTCGGACATCCTGGCCGCCGCTTTGCCGTCGCCGAGGATCCCCCGCAGCTGCTCGATGTCGCCGTCGCGGACGAGCTTCCAGAACTCCTTGCCGTCGGCCGGGTCGTTGAGCGGGATGTTCACGTTCCGTACGCCGGGCAGTTCGACGTCGGGGCCCTCGATCTTGCGGTCGGCCAGGTTCCGGAAGTCGAAGACGGTGTGGAGTCCGAGCGAATCGAGGAAGGCGACGTCCGCCGCGGTCGCGTGGGCGAGGTGACCGCTGCGGAAGAGGCGTCCGGGGTGCACGGCGCGCCCGTCCGTCGTCGGCAGGCCGCCCACGTCCCGGAAGTTGCGGACCTCGGCCAGCTCGGGTTCGGTCATGGTGATGGGCGGGACCTGCGGCAGCTGCTGCGTCACGGATGCTCCTGGTGGTCGACGTTCGGGTGCCCGAAGCGAGATCGGTTCCTCGGACAATCATCCAGGTGGGAGGGTGATGACGCACCCCCCTGGACGGGAATGGGGGATCTGTCCGAATTGAGATGGTGTGGGTAACGCGCCCTGTTTACGGGCGAGATGAGCAACAGTGCGTGAGCAGGGTCATAGAAGTGACGGATCGTGCCCGGCGGCCCGGAGCAATTGCCGTACGGAAAAAGGAAATCGAGGGCCCGTCATCGACGGAGGGTGACCGGAATTCCCGATCAAAGGCCGTACGGGGAAAGCCGGAAGAAATC is from Streptomyces venezuelae ATCC 10712 and encodes:
- the shc gene encoding squalene--hopene cyclase; its protein translation is MTATTDGSAGAVGPRAAAASTTNDTRAPDLDEAAARATARAVEHLLARQDPEGWWKGDLETNVTMDAEDLLLRQFLGIRDEDTTRAAALHIRRQQCEDGAWATFYGGPGELSATVEAYVALRLAGDPPEAPHMARASAWVRARGGIAAARVFTRIWLALFGWWRWEDLPELPPELLFLPKWFPLNIYDFGCWARQTIVPLTVVSAKRPVRPAPFPLDELHTDPERPNPPRPLAPATGWDGLFQRLDKALHAYHRVAPRALRRTAMNLAARWIVERQENDGCWGGIQPPAVYSVIALHLLGYDLKHPVMRAGLESLDRFAVWREDGSRMIEACQSPVWDTCLATIALADAGLAPDHPALVKAVDWMLDEEITRTGDWAVRRPELPPGGWAFEFHNDTYPDIDDTAEVLLALRRVRHPDPARVDAAVARGMRWTLGMQSKGGAWAAFDADNTSPFPNKLPFCDFGEVIDPPSADVTAHVVEMLAYEGLAQDPRARRGIDWLLAEQEPNGAWFGRWGVNHVYGTGSVLPALTAAGLPVSHPAVRRAVGWLGSVQNDDGGWGEDLRSYKEEEWVGRGPSTASQTAWALIALLAAGERDSEPVRRGVAWLAGTQREDGSWDEPYFTGTGFPWDFSINYHLYRQVFPLTALGRYVYGEPVPGKVG
- a CDS encoding polyprenyl synthetase family protein; its protein translation is MSVSTGTRGETVPTVPPGNPAVDTADVSALLERGRTLSTPVLRAAVDRLAPPMDTVAAYHFGWIDAQGNPTEGDSGKAVRPALALLSAEAAGVAPEVGIPGAVAVELVHNFSLLHDDLMDGDEQRRHRDTVWKVHGPAQAILVGDALFALANEILLELGTVEAGRATRRLTTASRKLIDGQAQDISYEHRERVTVEECLEMEGNKTGALLACAVSIGAVLGGADDRTADKLEEYGYHLGLAFQAVDDLLGIWGDPEATGKQTWSDLRQRKKSLPVVAALAAGGEASERLGELLAADAKSNDFDTFSEEEFAARAALIEEAGGREWTSQEARRQHGRAIEALDEVDMPARVRAQLVALADFVVVRKR
- the hpnC gene encoding squalene synthase HpnC — translated: MTDTRQARPDASSRATLGKAADENFPVAPFFLPRAWRDDLMAVYGFARLVDDIGDGDLAPGGADARHLGLAPRTAEDRLAFLDAFETDLRRVFDGEPRHPLLQGLVPTVRRCGLTPEPFLGLIAANRQDQLVGRYETYDDLLAYCELSANPVGRLVLAITGTDTPERIRRSDEICTALQLVEHLQDVAEDLRNDRIYLPAEDLKRFHVTEDDLARPTAGASVRALIAFEAGRARDLLHAGTPLVGSVHGRLRLLLAGFTGGGHAALDAITDAGHDVLTGPPKATKPSLMRQVGAVLLRARREG
- a CDS encoding helix-turn-helix domain-containing protein, whose translation is MDHVPGESPPDPATPGSATPGPVAPGPGSAGSAVVDVLPDVAPQLRALRRRRGLTLEAAAQRAGLSPAHLSRLETGNRQPSLPMLLALARIYGTTVSELLGEAPPERDPVVRAGRSEPVEADGWIYRQAGGAGRALQCLRVHVPYATRGDIVRVHPGEEWIHVLEGRVRLALGEAVHVLDPGDSAHFDSLTPHRIGAATPGGAELLFVHTLMQSPVAELCLGDGTPHRR
- the hpnH gene encoding adenosyl-hopene transferase HpnH, which encodes MAMPLRQSIRVGTYLFEQKLRKREKFPLIVELEPLFACNLKCEGCGKIQHPAGVLKQRMPVAQAVGAVLESGAPMVSIAGGEPLMHPQIHEIVRQLVAKRKYVFLCTNAMLLRKKLENFTPSPYFAFAVHIDGLRERHDESVAKEGVFDEAVAAIKEAKRRGFRVTTNSTFFNTDTPQTIIEVLNFLNDDLQVDEMMISPAYAYEKAPDQEHFLGVEQTRELFKKAFAGGNRRRWRLNHSPLFLDFLEGKADFPCTAWAIPNYSLFGWQRPCYLMSDGYVPTYRELIEDTDWDKYGRGKDPRCANCMAHCGYEPTAVLATMGSLKESLRAVRETVSGNNG
- a CDS encoding DUF6126 family protein is translated as MSEKSRPVTGEERGEGKFPKGLVLRLFAYLIAGHLFAGFLYLLFMLGGQNQ
- the hpnE gene encoding hydroxysqualene dehydroxylase HpnE encodes the protein MTHEGTERSTRQPHAVVVGGGLAGITAALQLAEAGVGVTLLEGRPRLGGLAFSFRRGDLTVDNGQHVYLRCCTAYRWFLDRVDGARLAPLQDRLDVPVLDVGHPRGPRLGRIRRDNLPVPLHLARSLATYPHLSLAERASVGRAALALKKLDPADPALDGIDFATWLGRHGQSPRTVEALWDLVGIPTLNAPAPQASMGLAAMVFKTGLLSEPGAADIGWAHVPLGELHDTRAAKELDALGVRTALRTKAERISRTDDGRWAVEVPGETLVADAVVLAVPQTETHDLLPEGALDDPDRLLDIDTAPILNLHVVYDRKVLKRPFFTALGSPVQWVFDRTDSSGLTGEGQYLAVSQSAAQDEIDEPVAALREKYLPELERLLPAARGAGIRDFFVTRERTATFAPAPGVGRLRPGARTQAPGLFLAGAWTATGWPATMEGAVRSGFSAAGAALSALGRRHDHPLQEAA
- a CDS encoding tyrosine-protein phosphatase, which encodes MTQQLPQVPPITMTEPELAEVRNFRDVGGLPTTDGRAVHPGRLFRSGHLAHATAADVAFLDSLGLHTVFDFRNLADRKIEGPDVELPGVRNVNIPLNDPADGKEFWKLVRDGDIEQLRGILGDGKAAARMSDSYRKMVIERTEEHSRILHALAEDSLPALMHCAAGKDRAGLSIAITLLAVGVEREAIEADYVKSNDPHRRYKVRRSSTAPDAMSAEVMELLSPLFDARVEYLRGAFETIEATWGSVDAYLSEGLKLSSATRERLRERLLTEA
- a CDS encoding aspartate aminotransferase family protein; the encoded protein is MTGEFDLRALLAERGGERYELHARYLNHQLPRMLHTIGFDKVYERAEGAHFWDADGVDHLDMLAGFGVMGLGRHHPVVRKALHDVLDAQLADLTRFDCQPLPGLLAERLLTHSPHLDRVFFGNSGTEAVETALKFARYATGRPRVLYCVHAFHGLTTGSLSVNGENGFRDGFAPLLPDTAIGLGDLDALERELRKGDVAAFVVEPIQGKGVHEAPPGFLRAAQELLHRHGALLIADEVQTGLGRTGDFYAYQHEDGVEPDLVCVAKALSGGYVPVGATLGKDWIFKKVYSSMDRVLVHSASFGSNAQAMAAGLAVLSVMEHEGTVAHARRIGDLLAGRLRELVPRYELLHEIRGRGLMIGIEFGRPSSLGLRGRWTMLQAARKGLFAQMVVVPLLQRHHILTQVSGDHLEVIKLIPPLVIDEADVDRFVTAFTAVMDEAHGGGGLMWDFGKTLVKQAVAQR
- the hpnD gene encoding presqualene diphosphate synthase HpnD, producing the protein MSATVEAQPEPSAPVQAAYSYCEAVTGQQARNFAYGIRLLPTEKRQAMSALYAFSRRVDDIGDGTLAPEAKRERLEATRALLDRVRTGGVDEDDTDPVAVALADSARRFPIPLGGLDELIDGVLMDVRGETYETWDDLKVYCRCVAGAIGRISLGVFGTQPGARGADRAPEYADTLGLALQLTNILRDVREDAGNGRTYLPADDLAKFGCADGFGSDTPPAGADFAGLVHFEVRRARALFAEGYRLLPMLDRRSGACVAAMAGIYRRLLDRIERDPEAVLRGRVSLPGREKAYVAVRGLSGLDTRHIARRTVRRRV